A stretch of Synechococcus sp. MIT S9220 DNA encodes these proteins:
- a CDS encoding AraC family transcriptional regulator yields MKARKAKEYVFGDLLGMEMHCQNHYAEYFSKSNFSCNVTQLSKGELLTSSICAPIKNVHLEVFKSNQTLLYEEDANQNSVAFCWIRGQDTKSVSSTIIGGHKMRSPSIAGFNRLNKAGGNTWDIVGANTVLCCMSLKWEKLKDQIDQMNAYNAYARLEECIGIDTESECTHQLRRLFEQHFEFGLKCGQAFYDLAIATLEESSDHENLITERSDQTDLIEDLVKLLHEDRLGLPPLRIGEITKFLNSEEKSLSEVCRSNFDMSILELIKSIRLEQVKKSYLNSHVPKGLRYFTMKNNAEYYGFKNWNAFERLYFRTFSQSPEETIETASKSTVFVSDLLRSRS; encoded by the coding sequence ATGAAGGCAAGAAAGGCAAAAGAATATGTGTTTGGCGATTTGCTTGGCATGGAAATGCATTGCCAGAACCATTACGCTGAATATTTTTCAAAGTCTAATTTCTCTTGTAATGTTACTCAGTTGAGTAAAGGAGAACTTCTAACAAGTTCAATTTGCGCGCCAATTAAGAATGTCCACTTAGAGGTCTTTAAGTCGAATCAGACGTTGCTTTACGAAGAGGATGCTAATCAGAATTCAGTGGCATTCTGCTGGATTAGAGGGCAAGATACGAAGTCGGTTTCCAGTACAATTATCGGCGGCCATAAGATGCGCAGCCCAAGTATTGCAGGATTCAACCGCTTGAATAAAGCGGGTGGCAATACTTGGGACATTGTTGGTGCTAATACAGTGTTGTGCTGTATGAGCTTGAAGTGGGAAAAATTAAAGGATCAGATTGATCAAATGAATGCCTATAACGCTTATGCTCGTTTGGAAGAGTGCATCGGAATTGATACTGAGAGTGAGTGCACTCATCAATTAAGGCGTCTGTTTGAACAGCATTTTGAGTTTGGACTGAAATGTGGGCAGGCTTTTTACGATCTGGCGATTGCAACGCTTGAAGAATCTTCTGATCATGAAAATCTCATCACGGAACGATCTGACCAAACTGATCTGATTGAGGATCTCGTTAAGTTGTTGCACGAAGATCGATTGGGCTTGCCTCCCTTGAGGATTGGGGAGATTACAAAATTCCTGAATTCAGAAGAGAAGTCATTGAGCGAGGTGTGCCGGTCAAATTTTGATATGAGCATCCTCGAATTGATTAAGAGTATCAGGCTTGAACAAGTTAAAAAATCATATTTGAATTCACATGTTCCAAAAGGTCTGCGTTATTTCACGATGAAAAACAATGCTGAATATTATGGATTTAAAAATTGGAATGCCTTCGAACGATTGTATTTTAGAACTTTTTCCCAAAGTCCCGAGGAAACGATTGAGACGGCAAGTAAGTCGACAGTCTTTGTTTCGGATTTGTTGAGGTCCAGAAGTTGA
- a CDS encoding Nif11-like leader peptide family natural product precursor produces MSKAALHAFIDRARADQSFRDQLSELGPQEIIDFAAQSGFVFSDEIKGRFINRWAGVYFCPQAIEVGILCPGLVPEGYKNLIHYAQSTCSSSELKEEEHDFRSGKKY; encoded by the coding sequence ATGAGCAAGGCAGCATTACACGCTTTCATCGACAGAGCCAGAGCCGATCAATCGTTCAGAGATCAATTGTCGGAGCTCGGGCCTCAAGAGATCATTGATTTTGCAGCTCAAAGCGGCTTTGTCTTTTCCGACGAAATCAAGGGTCGCTTTATCAATCGCTGGGCTGGTGTTTATTTCTGCCCACAGGCCATCGAAGTGGGCATTCTTTGCCCTGGGTTAGTGCCAGAAGGGTATAAAAACCTTATCCACTATGCACAATCAACTTGCAGTTCATCTGAATTAAAAGAAGAAGAGCACGATTTCAGATCCGGCAAAAAATACTAA
- the psbA gene encoding photosystem II q(b) protein: protein MATAIRSGRRGSWENFCQWVTDTNNRIYVGWFGVLMIPCLLAATVCFIIAFIAAPAVDIDGIREPVAGSLIYGNNIISGAVVPSSNAIGLHFYPIWEAASLDEWLYNGGPYQLVVFHFLIGISAYMGRQWELSYRLGMRPWICVAYSAPLSAAFAVFLVYPFGQGSFSDGMPLGISGTFNFMLVFQAEHNILMHPFHMLGVAGVFGGSLFSAMHGSLVTSSLVRETTESESQNYGYKFGQEEETYNIVAAHGYFGRLIFQYASFNNSRSLHFFLAAWPVVGIWFTSMGISTMAFNLNGFNFNQSILDGQGRVLNTWADVLNRANLGMEVMHERNAHNFPLDLAAVESTPVALQAPAIG, encoded by the coding sequence ATGGCTACTGCAATCCGCAGCGGGCGCCGCGGCAGTTGGGAAAATTTCTGTCAGTGGGTCACCGACACCAATAACCGCATTTATGTGGGTTGGTTCGGTGTGCTGATGATTCCCTGTCTGCTTGCAGCCACCGTCTGCTTCATCATCGCCTTCATCGCCGCTCCCGCGGTCGACATCGACGGCATCCGTGAGCCCGTTGCTGGCTCCCTGATCTACGGCAACAACATCATCTCTGGTGCTGTTGTTCCCTCCTCGAATGCCATCGGCCTTCACTTCTATCCCATCTGGGAAGCTGCCTCTCTCGACGAGTGGCTGTACAACGGCGGTCCTTACCAGCTGGTTGTCTTCCACTTTCTGATCGGCATCTCCGCCTACATGGGGCGTCAGTGGGAACTCTCCTACCGCCTCGGCATGCGCCCCTGGATCTGCGTTGCTTACAGCGCACCGCTGTCTGCAGCCTTCGCTGTGTTCCTGGTGTACCCCTTCGGTCAGGGTTCCTTCTCTGACGGCATGCCCCTGGGCATCTCCGGCACCTTCAACTTCATGTTGGTGTTCCAGGCCGAGCACAACATCCTGATGCACCCCTTCCACATGCTTGGTGTGGCTGGCGTCTTCGGTGGTTCACTGTTCTCCGCCATGCACGGTTCACTGGTGACCTCCTCCTTGGTTCGTGAAACAACCGAGAGCGAGTCCCAGAACTACGGCTACAAGTTCGGCCAAGAGGAAGAGACCTACAACATCGTGGCTGCCCACGGTTACTTCGGTCGCCTGATCTTCCAATACGCGTCGTTCAACAACAGCCGTAGCCTGCACTTCTTCCTGGCTGCCTGGCCCGTTGTCGGCATCTGGTTCACCTCCATGGGCATCAGCACCATGGCGTTCAACCTGAACGGTTTCAACTTCAACCAGTCCATCCTTGATGGTCAGGGCCGCGTCCTGAACACCTGGGCTGATGTGCTGAACCGCGCCAACCTCGGCATGGAAGTCATGCACGAGCGCAACGCTCACAACTTCCCCCTCGACCTGGCTGCTGTTGAGTCCACTCCTGTGGCTCTGCAAGCTCCCGCGATCGGCTGA
- a CDS encoding YcjF family protein, protein MQFPVQLIRSLSLGDGTMTSGVIRRVLLSVGVIGTGQWLLSDVVHVPGGGLGVAAVAGLWWLSRPPKQPRFREPASLKGWIERCELVLNQFEELEVVLELQGLRAPREKELRRIEGFDVPLSVGVVATEGSGVPATVQLQQALAGAASLDLCLANPLPVTSTSWSWPDDLQELDVLLHVLPLPLRAADLLWLDQLPADRPVWLLLRSSVDRSAEDHLEALRCQLPERWHQCLLPWSGEAIELRGVLQPVRQQLMRAERVREGTRQRLLNNLHRRWQADLETLRRERFRLLLQRSQWIVAGVVIASPVPSVDLLAVAVGNGLMVKEMATIWSCPWSPEVLQVVARQLGSAALAQGVVELSGQALLGLAKLDGASWIAAGAMQGLSAAYLTRVVGVSMADWMALNAGVAEPDLEELKRQAPLLVARAAEQERLNLAGFAQQAREWIQERNSCTPA, encoded by the coding sequence GTGCAGTTCCCGGTCCAATTGATCCGCTCCCTATCACTGGGTGATGGAACCATGACGTCCGGTGTGATCAGGCGAGTCCTGCTGTCTGTCGGCGTGATCGGAACCGGTCAGTGGCTGCTGTCGGATGTGGTGCATGTACCTGGGGGTGGGCTGGGTGTTGCTGCTGTTGCAGGCCTGTGGTGGTTGTCCAGGCCTCCAAAGCAACCCCGTTTTCGTGAGCCGGCATCCCTCAAAGGTTGGATTGAGCGCTGCGAGCTGGTGCTGAATCAGTTCGAGGAGCTTGAGGTGGTGCTGGAACTGCAGGGATTGCGTGCTCCCCGGGAAAAGGAGTTGCGGCGCATCGAAGGCTTTGATGTCCCGCTCAGTGTGGGTGTGGTGGCCACTGAGGGATCCGGTGTGCCCGCCACGGTTCAGTTGCAGCAAGCGTTGGCGGGCGCGGCCTCGCTCGATCTCTGCCTGGCGAATCCCCTGCCGGTGACATCCACTTCTTGGAGCTGGCCTGATGATCTGCAGGAGCTGGATGTGCTGTTGCATGTGCTACCCCTGCCTCTGCGTGCTGCAGATCTGCTCTGGTTGGACCAGCTGCCTGCGGATCGCCCTGTTTGGCTGCTGCTGCGCTCCTCAGTTGACAGGTCTGCTGAAGACCATCTGGAGGCTTTGCGCTGTCAATTGCCGGAGCGATGGCACCAGTGCCTGCTTCCTTGGTCTGGTGAAGCCATCGAATTGCGAGGTGTGCTCCAGCCTGTTCGTCAACAGCTGATGCGTGCGGAACGGGTTCGAGAGGGCACGCGTCAACGCTTGCTCAACAACCTGCATCGGCGCTGGCAAGCTGATCTTGAAACGCTGCGAAGAGAGAGATTCCGCCTGCTGCTGCAGCGCAGTCAGTGGATTGTCGCTGGCGTTGTCATCGCTTCACCGGTTCCTTCTGTTGATCTGTTGGCTGTTGCCGTGGGCAATGGCTTGATGGTGAAGGAGATGGCCACGATCTGGAGCTGTCCATGGAGTCCCGAGGTGCTGCAGGTGGTCGCCCGGCAGCTGGGCAGCGCCGCTTTGGCGCAGGGTGTTGTGGAGTTGAGCGGCCAGGCGCTGCTTGGGCTGGCCAAGCTTGATGGGGCCAGCTGGATCGCCGCAGGTGCCATGCAGGGATTGAGTGCTGCTTACCTCACCCGCGTGGTGGGCGTTTCCATGGCCGACTGGATGGCTCTGAATGCCGGCGTCGCTGAGCCCGATCTGGAGGAGCTGAAGCGACAGGCTCCGCTGCTGGTGGCACGTGCTGCAGAGCAGGAGCGCCTCAACCTCGCTGGGTTCGCCCAGCAGGCCCGTGAATGGATTCAGGAACGCAACAGCTGCACCCCCGCATGA
- the trpS gene encoding tryptophan--tRNA ligase yields MGLPRVLSGVQPTGALHLGNWLGAIRNWVDLQKDHDTFFCVVDLHAITVPHDPDRLAQDTLSTAALYLACGLDPERSTVFVQSQVAAHSELCWLLNCVTPLNWLERMIQFKEKAVKQGDNVSVGLLDYPVLMAADILLYDADLVPVGEDQKQHLELARDIAQQRINARFGKAETPVLKVPKPLILKEGARVMSLTDGRSKMSKSDPNEGSRISLLDPPELIAKKVKRAKTDPERGLEFDNPDRPETDNLLGLYAILSGKGRDVVAKECTEMGWGQFKPLLAEATIAALEPIQERYRLLMDDRAQLETVLQKGRERASAVADSTVRRTRDAMGFLSAS; encoded by the coding sequence ATGGGGCTGCCTCGTGTTCTTTCGGGCGTCCAGCCGACGGGCGCCCTTCATCTGGGCAACTGGCTGGGAGCGATCCGCAACTGGGTTGATCTTCAGAAGGATCACGACACGTTTTTCTGTGTCGTCGATCTCCATGCCATCACGGTTCCTCACGATCCGGATCGCTTGGCCCAGGACACCCTCAGCACTGCAGCGCTGTATTTGGCCTGTGGACTGGATCCCGAGCGCTCCACTGTTTTTGTTCAGAGCCAGGTCGCTGCCCACAGCGAGCTCTGCTGGCTACTGAACTGCGTCACGCCTCTGAATTGGCTGGAACGGATGATCCAGTTCAAGGAAAAGGCGGTCAAGCAAGGCGACAACGTGTCGGTGGGCTTGCTCGATTACCCCGTGCTGATGGCCGCCGACATCCTTTTATATGACGCAGACCTGGTTCCGGTCGGCGAAGACCAGAAGCAGCACCTGGAACTGGCCCGCGACATCGCACAACAGCGCATCAATGCCCGCTTCGGCAAAGCTGAGACCCCCGTACTCAAGGTTCCTAAACCACTGATCCTCAAGGAGGGCGCCAGGGTCATGAGCCTGACGGATGGCCGCAGCAAAATGAGCAAGAGCGATCCCAATGAAGGCAGTCGCATCTCCCTGCTGGACCCTCCGGAGCTGATTGCCAAAAAAGTCAAACGGGCCAAAACAGACCCTGAGCGTGGCCTGGAATTTGACAATCCCGACCGTCCCGAAACCGACAACCTGCTTGGGCTCTACGCCATTCTCAGCGGCAAGGGGCGCGATGTCGTCGCTAAGGAGTGCACCGAGATGGGTTGGGGGCAGTTCAAACCCCTGCTGGCAGAAGCCACGATTGCCGCTCTTGAGCCGATTCAGGAGCGCTACCGCTTACTGATGGACGACCGCGCCCAGCTGGAAACGGTCCTACAAAAAGGACGCGAACGGGCCAGCGCCGTGGCTGACTCCACGGTCAGACGAACGCGGGATGCCATGGGATTCCTCAGCGCCAGCTGA
- a CDS encoding glycoside hydrolase family 104 protein, whose product MLHRFTHRIQPIAQAAPKVLGLGAISVGLALSVGQSLQAERSSERNQHNRMVAEALKPQRSLHTTSDNISAATLSGQPAAHYAITPERRALLNTIRFAEGTWKDGKDQGYRILYGGGQFQDLSRHPERVVVKRYSSAAAGAYQFLPTTWQEVANRLDLPSFAPEHQDQAALHLVEKRGALKEIDRNGLTKAAMNRLAPEWASFPTHAGQSAYGQPVKSHAELVAFYMTNLSQLRQSA is encoded by the coding sequence TTGCTGCATCGATTCACTCACCGGATCCAGCCCATTGCCCAGGCCGCGCCAAAGGTCCTCGGCCTTGGCGCCATCAGCGTCGGGCTGGCGCTTTCCGTGGGACAGAGCCTGCAGGCCGAGCGCTCTAGCGAACGCAATCAGCACAACCGGATGGTGGCTGAGGCTCTGAAGCCGCAGCGATCGCTGCACACCACGAGCGACAACATCAGCGCAGCGACCCTCTCCGGCCAACCCGCAGCGCATTACGCCATCACACCTGAACGTCGCGCACTGCTCAACACCATCCGCTTTGCAGAAGGCACCTGGAAGGACGGCAAGGATCAGGGCTACCGCATCCTTTATGGGGGAGGTCAGTTTCAAGACCTCTCCCGCCACCCTGAACGTGTTGTAGTGAAGCGCTATTCCAGTGCCGCAGCAGGGGCCTATCAGTTCTTGCCAACCACCTGGCAGGAGGTGGCCAACAGGCTCGACCTGCCCAGCTTCGCCCCAGAGCATCAAGACCAAGCAGCGCTGCATCTCGTCGAAAAGCGTGGCGCCTTGAAGGAGATTGACCGCAATGGTCTCACCAAAGCGGCAATGAATCGGCTCGCCCCGGAATGGGCTTCCTTTCCGACCCATGCCGGCCAAAGCGCCTATGGACAGCCCGTAAAAAGCCATGCCGAGCTGGTGGCCTTCTATATGACCAATCTGAGTCAGCTGCGCCAAAGCGCCTGA
- a CDS encoding DUF2605 domain-containing protein, whose translation MPSDREGGDLLASLLASLLADFDHWFTRGQVILEQCPDGVLSAGDRLELAERLADGKRSIAATRSLLQASSEPVAVSMQAMAPWHQLVMEVWALSARVSRSSG comes from the coding sequence TTGCCCTCTGATCGTGAAGGTGGTGACTTGCTCGCGTCACTTCTTGCTTCGTTGCTAGCTGATTTCGACCACTGGTTTACCAGGGGGCAAGTAATACTTGAGCAATGTCCTGACGGTGTCCTGTCGGCAGGTGATCGTCTTGAGTTGGCTGAACGTCTTGCCGACGGAAAGCGTTCGATCGCGGCGACACGCTCACTCTTGCAGGCCTCCTCTGAACCGGTCGCTGTCTCGATGCAGGCGATGGCTCCCTGGCATCAACTGGTCATGGAGGTTTGGGCTCTCTCGGCGCGTGTCTCGCGGTCTTCCGGATGA
- the thrS gene encoding threonine--tRNA ligase, protein MPVVTLPNGTTKSFDGPVTIADVAASIGPGLAKAALAGVVDGESLDMAMPIDKDVDLRLLTAKDAEGIDIIRHSFAHLVGHAVKQLYPEARMAIGPVIKDGFYYDIAYEKPFTPEDLEAIEQRMKELIAKDYEVNVEVVNRNQAKQAFESREEPYKLEIVEDIPDGETIKLYHHEEYTDMCRGPHVPNTRHLRHFKLMKVSGAYWRGDSNNQMLQRIYGTAWGTEKELKSHLKQLEEAEKRDHRRLGRQLSLFHIQDNAPGMVFWHPPGWAIYQKLQQYIRRRLRESGYQEISTPQIVDRTLWEKSGHWDKFKEDMFTTSSENRDYAVKPMNCPCHVQIFNQGLRSYKDLPVRLSEFGSCHRNEPSGTLHGLMRVRNFVQDDGHIFCSEDQIQSEVSSFIDLVFDVYKTLGFEKISIKLSTRPEKRVGSDEVWDKSEKALQDALENKNLEWELYPGEGAFYGPKIEFSLQDCLGRVWQCGTIQVDFSMPDRLDASFIGEDGSRHTPVMLHRAVLGSFERFIGILIENYAGEFPFWLAPEQIRILPVSDDARGFSETVQTKLLSQGISATVDESGERLGKLIRNGEKAKIPVLAVIGAKEAENNTVSLRSRKNGDLGEISVNELINYCNQANNNKSEDALVAAVHS, encoded by the coding sequence ATGCCCGTCGTCACCCTTCCAAACGGAACCACTAAAAGTTTTGACGGGCCAGTCACCATTGCAGATGTCGCTGCATCCATCGGACCCGGGCTTGCCAAAGCAGCTCTCGCAGGAGTGGTCGATGGTGAATCCTTGGATATGGCCATGCCAATCGATAAGGATGTTGATCTGCGCTTGTTAACAGCAAAAGATGCTGAAGGAATTGACATTATAAGACACTCTTTTGCTCACCTTGTAGGGCATGCAGTAAAACAGCTCTACCCGGAAGCAAGGATGGCCATCGGCCCTGTCATTAAAGACGGATTTTATTACGATATTGCCTATGAAAAACCCTTCACTCCAGAAGATTTAGAAGCTATAGAGCAACGAATGAAAGAGCTGATTGCTAAAGATTATGAGGTCAATGTTGAAGTTGTCAATCGCAATCAGGCAAAACAAGCATTCGAATCCAGAGAAGAGCCCTACAAGCTGGAAATCGTTGAAGACATTCCCGACGGCGAAACAATCAAGCTCTACCATCATGAGGAATACACAGACATGTGTCGTGGTCCTCACGTCCCCAATACAAGACACCTAAGACATTTCAAACTGATGAAAGTGTCTGGCGCTTATTGGCGAGGTGACTCCAATAACCAGATGCTTCAAAGAATCTACGGAACGGCATGGGGCACAGAAAAAGAGCTGAAATCGCACTTAAAGCAACTCGAAGAAGCTGAAAAACGAGATCATCGACGCTTGGGCCGTCAGCTCTCGCTATTTCACATTCAAGACAATGCGCCTGGCATGGTCTTTTGGCATCCACCGGGGTGGGCGATCTACCAAAAGTTGCAACAATATATCCGCAGGAGACTTCGGGAATCTGGCTACCAAGAAATCAGCACTCCACAAATTGTGGATAGAACTTTGTGGGAAAAATCAGGGCACTGGGATAAATTCAAAGAGGACATGTTTACAACATCCTCTGAAAACAGAGACTACGCGGTCAAACCGATGAATTGCCCGTGTCATGTTCAAATCTTCAACCAGGGATTACGCAGCTACAAAGATTTACCAGTCAGGCTCTCTGAGTTTGGTTCATGTCACAGAAATGAACCATCAGGAACACTGCATGGGTTAATGAGAGTCAGGAACTTCGTTCAAGACGATGGACATATCTTCTGCTCAGAAGATCAGATTCAGTCTGAAGTATCAAGCTTCATTGACCTTGTCTTTGACGTCTATAAAACACTTGGCTTTGAGAAAATTTCGATTAAACTATCAACCCGCCCTGAGAAGAGAGTGGGCAGCGATGAAGTCTGGGACAAATCTGAAAAGGCGCTACAAGACGCCTTAGAAAATAAAAACCTGGAGTGGGAGCTATACCCTGGCGAAGGTGCTTTTTATGGGCCCAAGATTGAATTCTCTCTCCAAGATTGCCTAGGAAGAGTATGGCAATGCGGAACTATTCAGGTTGATTTTTCGATGCCTGACCGACTCGACGCAAGCTTCATCGGGGAAGATGGATCTCGCCATACCCCAGTCATGCTGCACCGAGCTGTACTCGGCAGCTTTGAACGTTTCATCGGAATTCTGATTGAAAACTACGCCGGCGAGTTCCCGTTCTGGCTTGCACCGGAGCAAATTAGAATTCTTCCCGTGAGCGACGACGCAAGAGGCTTTTCTGAAACAGTTCAGACTAAATTGCTCAGTCAAGGCATCTCTGCCACTGTGGATGAATCCGGAGAGCGCCTGGGTAAACTCATTCGCAATGGAGAAAAAGCCAAGATCCCAGTGCTTGCAGTGATTGGAGCCAAAGAAGCTGAAAACAATACCGTCAGCCTTAGAAGTCGAAAGAATGGCGACTTAGGAGAAATATCTGTTAACGAATTGATCAATTATTGCAATCAAGCCAATAACAATAAATCTGAAGATGCTCTGGTTGCGGCAGTTCATTCATGA
- a CDS encoding DUF1824 family protein — MRLTDLSRLRTAPVLNATEKALIVPELQQQMILYRWFTAGIMALTADQAVRSLRQLEQHQAWPAHELISGPELDGPVYLKANQQTLTARLRIEHGLGEGILISGHGNDNTEPSTTWGPLPLDFFASTP, encoded by the coding sequence ATGAGACTGACTGACTTGAGTCGATTGAGAACTGCACCTGTTCTCAATGCAACGGAAAAGGCATTAATTGTGCCTGAGCTTCAACAGCAGATGATTTTATATCGATGGTTCACCGCAGGAATCATGGCGTTAACGGCTGATCAGGCTGTTCGATCGCTTCGCCAACTTGAACAACATCAAGCCTGGCCAGCTCATGAGCTGATTTCCGGTCCCGAACTTGATGGACCGGTTTATCTCAAAGCCAACCAGCAAACCTTGACTGCCAGATTGCGCATCGAGCACGGGTTAGGGGAAGGAATCCTGATCAGCGGTCACGGCAACGACAACACCGAGCCAAGCACCACATGGGGCCCCCTCCCGCTGGATTTCTTTGCATCCACTCCCTAG